GTTTGCGGAACTTACCCTGGAAAAGGGGAAGGGTTACGTGACGGCCGAAAAAAACAAAAAACCCGGCCAGCCTATAGGAATAATACCCATAGACTCCATTTTCACTCCGGTCATCAAGGCCAATTACACTGTAGAGCACACCAGGGTGGGCCAGGTGACCGACTACGATAAGCTCACCCTGGAAGTGTGGACCAACGGCACCATAAAGCCCGATGAGGCCGTCAGCGCCGCAGCAAAAATACTGATCGATTATTTCAACCTGTTTACCGGCCTCACAACGGCGGTCAAAAAAGTGGAAGCTCCGGTGGAAAAGGAAAAGGATGAGAGGGAAAGGATTCTGGAAATGCCCATTGAGGAACTGGACCTTTCCGTCAGATCGTATAACTGCCTGAAACGGGCCGGCATCAACACCATCGGAGAGCTGATACAGAAGACGCCCGAAGAGATGATGAAGGTCAGGAACCTGGGCAAGAAGTCCCTGGAAGAGGTCGAGGAAAAACTGGCAGCACTTAACCTATCCTTGAAAAAATCCGAAGATGCGTAAAAGGGGGTTGGGAAGATGAGAAAATTGGGCAGAGACAGCGGTCACAGGAAAATGATGCTCAGAAACATGGTAACATCACTATTTAAGCACGGCAGGATAATAACCACCGAGACCCGTGCCAAGGAAGTCCGCAGCATCGCTGAAAAAATAATAACTCTTGGCAAAAAGAACGATCTCGCTGCCCGGCGCATGGTGTTGGCCGAAGTGCTGGACGAGACTACTGTTAAGAACATTTTTGAAAAAATTGCTCCTAAATACAACGACAGGAACGGTGGCTATACCAGGATAATCAAGCTCGGTCCCAGGCGTGGAGATTCTTCTCCAATGGTAGTGCTGGAACTGGTATAACTCCCTATTTCGATGTAAAGGGGGCGGTACAATGGCCGCCGAAATTCTGGCTGAAAGCGTGTACTACCAATACTCGCAGGCCAAAGACCTGGCCCTGAAGGATGTAAACCTCAGGATTCAAAAGGGAGAATTTGTGGCTATAATCGGCCCCAACGGGTCGGGCAAATCCACGCTGGCCAAACTCTTCAACGGCCTTTTCCTGCCGACGAAGGGCAGCGTCCGCGTGGACGGCCTCGACACCCGGGACCGGGATAACATCTGGAAAATCCGTCAGAAGGCCGGCATGGTGTTTCAGAATCCCGACAACCAAATAGTGGCGACGCTCGTTGAAGAAGACGTGGCCTTCGGTCCGGAAAATCTGGGCCTGCCCCCAGAAGAGATAAAAAAGAGGGTCTATGAGGCTTTAAAAATAGTGGAGCTTGTCGATTTCGCTCAGAAAGCACCGCATCTTTTATCCGGCGGCCAGAAACAGAGGGTGGCCATTGCCGGCGTACTCGCCATGAAGCCCGATTACATCATCCTGGATGAGCCTACGGCCATGCTGGACCCCGTCGGCAGGCGGGAAGTTATTAATACCGTAAAGCGGCTGAACAGGGAAGAAGGTAAGACCATCGTGCTCATCACCCATTTCATGGAAGAAGCCGTACAGGCCGACAGGGTCATCGCCATGAACCGGGGCCAGGTGGTGATGGAGGGCACTCCCAGGGAGATTTTTTCCCGGGTGGAAGAACTGAAGGCTATTGGCCTTGACGTCCCTCAGGTCACCGAACTTGCCCACCGGCTTAAGGGCAGGGGGCTGGAAGTGAGGGGCGACATTTTAACGATAGATGAAATGGTGGAATGCCTATGCCCGTTGTTGTAAAAAACCTCACGCACATATACATGCCCGGTACTCCTTTCGAATCGGTGGCCCTGCAGGACGTAAACTGGACTGTCCAGGATGGGGAATTCTGGGGGCTCATCGGACACACCGGGTCGGGCAAGTCAACCCTGATACAGCACCTTAACGGCCTTCTGAAACCCACCTCGGGAGAAGTGATAATAGACGGCGTCAATATAAACGAACGGGGAGTAAACCTCAGAGAGATCAGGCAGAAAGTGGGCCTGGTCTTCCAGTATCCGGAACACCAGCTTTTTGAAGAGACCGTAGAAAAGGATGTGGCTTTCGGGCCAAGGAACATAGGCCTGCCCGAGGAGGAAATCGACCGGAGGGTCAGGGAAGCCATCGAGCTGGTGGGCTTAAACTTTTCGGAAATAAAGGACCGCTCCCCCTTCGAGCTCAGCGGCGGCCAGATGCGGAGGGTTGCCATTGCAGGGGTTCTAGCGATGAAGCCCAAGGTGCTGATCCTTGACGAGCCCACCGTGGGTCTTGACCCCAGGGGCAAGGACGAGATCCTGCGGGAGATTGTGCAGCTAAGGGAAAGGCAGAACATTACCGTGATACTCGTATCTCACAGTATGGAGGACATCGCGAAGCTGGTGGATAAGATCGCTGTTATGCACCGGGGGCGGATGGTTGAAAGCGGCACACCGCGGGAAATATTCAAAAACTACGAAGGCCTTTCCTCGATCGGGCTTGACATACCCCAGGTCACCCACCTGATGCTGAAGCTGAAAAACTGTGGAAAGGACGTCTCTACCGAAGTGCTGACCGTCGAGGAAGCCGAGGCGGAGATTTTAGAGGCAGCGAGGAGGAAGGGCCGTGCGTGAGATAACCATAGGGCAGTATATACCCGGAAATTCGGTTATACACCGGCTGGATCCCAGAACCAAGATATTGATAACCACTGCGTTCATGGTGTTGCTGTTCGTCATAGACGATTTCACGGGGTACGCGTTCCCCGCTGTTTTCATAATAGCAGTTTCGATCTTGTCGGGAATTTCGCTGAAATATATGATGCGGGGTCTGCGGCCGCTGGTCATTATAATAGTGCTGACCTTCGTCCTTAACCTTTTCATGATAAAGGGAAGGGTGATTTACGAGATCGG
The DNA window shown above is from Thermosediminibacter oceani DSM 16646 and carries:
- the rplQ gene encoding 50S ribosomal protein L17, with amino-acid sequence MRKLGRDSGHRKMMLRNMVTSLFKHGRIITTETRAKEVRSIAEKIITLGKKNDLAARRMVLAEVLDETTVKNIFEKIAPKYNDRNGGYTRIIKLGPRRGDSSPMVVLELV
- a CDS encoding DNA-directed RNA polymerase subunit alpha, which gives rise to MTEIEKPRIELVEISEDNTYGKIVIEPLERGYGTTLGNSLRRVLLSSLPGAAITSVKIDGVQHEFSTIPGVLEDTVEIIMNIKGLAIKMHSDEPKLLRIEAQGEGEVTAKDIICDADVEIINKDHHIATLDKDGRLFAELTLEKGKGYVTAEKNKKPGQPIGIIPIDSIFTPVIKANYTVEHTRVGQVTDYDKLTLEVWTNGTIKPDEAVSAAAKILIDYFNLFTGLTTAVKKVEAPVEKEKDERERILEMPIEELDLSVRSYNCLKRAGINTIGELIQKTPEEMMKVRNLGKKSLEEVEEKLAALNLSLKKSEDA
- a CDS encoding energy-coupling factor transporter ATPase, producing MPVVVKNLTHIYMPGTPFESVALQDVNWTVQDGEFWGLIGHTGSGKSTLIQHLNGLLKPTSGEVIIDGVNINERGVNLREIRQKVGLVFQYPEHQLFEETVEKDVAFGPRNIGLPEEEIDRRVREAIELVGLNFSEIKDRSPFELSGGQMRRVAIAGVLAMKPKVLILDEPTVGLDPRGKDEILREIVQLRERQNITVILVSHSMEDIAKLVDKIAVMHRGRMVESGTPREIFKNYEGLSSIGLDIPQVTHLMLKLKNCGKDVSTEVLTVEEAEAEILEAARRKGRA
- a CDS encoding energy-coupling factor transporter ATPase gives rise to the protein MAAEILAESVYYQYSQAKDLALKDVNLRIQKGEFVAIIGPNGSGKSTLAKLFNGLFLPTKGSVRVDGLDTRDRDNIWKIRQKAGMVFQNPDNQIVATLVEEDVAFGPENLGLPPEEIKKRVYEALKIVELVDFAQKAPHLLSGGQKQRVAIAGVLAMKPDYIILDEPTAMLDPVGRREVINTVKRLNREEGKTIVLITHFMEEAVQADRVIAMNRGQVVMEGTPREIFSRVEELKAIGLDVPQVTELAHRLKGRGLEVRGDILTIDEMVECLCPLL